Genomic DNA from Ananas comosus cultivar F153 unplaced genomic scaffold, ASM154086v1, whole genome shotgun sequence:
aaaatatgtgaCATACAgatatattcaaaataaaaaaataaataaatccaaaggacaaagaaaaaaaaaaaaatctgcagtGGCACAACCATGAGCTGATCACATCTCTCACCATCAtctttgtttcttattttcaaaaagaattTGGTGGCCAACCTCACCACAATGACTACTCCACAGATACAGTGAGCTAATCATGAGATAGGATCTCATTATCTTAATACCTTTCATGAAAGCTTCATTTGTAACCCAAGTGAAAGtacgtacatacatatatatatatatatatagatggtgttacattaaacaaaaaatgaaaataaaaacaaaaaggagagatagagagagtaaataattaatgaatGGTAGAAGCTCTTATATGAAAAGAGTAAGCTTTTGCAAAAGAGAATGGTAGCTCTGATATGAAAAGAGTGACTGAGGTAACTAATGAATCGGATCGAGTTCCAATCGAACAGAAGTGGCAATATGCGATCTTATCGACTAACCTAATTAACTTAGCATTtttctttatcatatttcaaaacataatgcattaaatctaaatttttaaatataacattaaatatatgtatatattatataatataaaatcaattctAGAGGTTCGTGTCCAATTCGGGTCGGGGGTACAGACAAAATCCATACTCGAATCTCAATCTGTAGggttttcaatttttatattcgTTTTCGAAATTATATTCATTTAGTATCAAATAAATCTGTCTtattcggattcaaatttggataaaatttcagatatttgCACCCACTGACATCCGTAGCTGGAAACTGCTACACAAAAAACCACCTCCTATACTTGACTGTTTCTCTGATCATTTTTTACCTTATATATAGGAGCTAATTTGGTTCATCACAAaagtgcaaataaaaaaaatcaagaaaaaaatttcataaaaaatttcattttttgatttcatttttaagaaaaatgatgaaaacactaattttcataaaaaatgggGGGAAATAATTCATGAAAGCTTATTCTCTTGGAACCAAACTTACagaaaactagaaaaaaaataatatttcataaaaacttttttacttgaaaatttttttttccatattttttttgaaaaaccaaaTAGTCtcttaataatattaaaaaaaaaagcaaaaaataataataataaatttaaataatgtgGCGGGAACGGTTAGGCCAACGGCTAGTTACGCATGCAACACCTACACTTGGGGCCGACGCAAAGCAGTTAGATTCTTGGTCACCATCCCAACCCCAACCATTCCTTTCCCTTCAATTCAAATCGATCCCCCAAAACCCCCCCCTATTCACttcaatttttatcatcatCTCTTATAAACAGTTTCCAATCCAATTCCCAGTGACCCACAAACCCCAAAAATTAAGGTGCCGATGTCGGCGGCGGACGGAATCGGAGACatgcgcggcggcggcggcctttTGATGCgcgcggcggcgagggcggcgcgAGCGCGGTGGTTCGGGTTCCTGCGGCGGGCCTACGTCTACCAGAACGGGCCGCGGTCGGACGTGCTGGCGGCGTCGAACCCCTTCAACTCCCCCTTCTGGCTGGCCGCCGAGCTGGCGGCCGCCGTCGCGCAGGTCGGCGTCATCGCGGCCGTGCTGGCGGCCGCGCGGAACGAGAGGCCGCTTTGGCCCGTCAGGCTCTGGGTCGGCGCCTACGCCCTCGCCAACCTTCTCAGCCTCCCTCTCATATATTGGCGGCGCCACcactccgcctccgcctccgcctccgcctccgcctccgccgcccccgcccctgTGGATATTGAACACCAAGGAAGCAATGAGGAAGCAGTGTTCAGGTACCTGGGGTCTCAaatgtttgattcaaattttaaatgtttaaatgttaaatttgagCTAGACTGGtatgctatcggtagtacggaggtctccgtactaccagattgttttcaataatgcggcttccaaattaacgatcggctttattagacttgatctatattattgaaagtattaaaaaactaaatttcataatttttcgacattatttgattagtaatcaaaaagtctcaaaattgacaattttaagtGATGCATTTGtatatttaatggtgtaaaataattcaaacccggtgaaatttttttttactatttagagtaaggtTAATGTCTCTGATTttaagtttattattattttttatgagatttttatttgcaGCCACTCATTATTAGACTACTCGGTTTGATggataaatgatattaaaaaattataaaatttagtttctaaatactttcaatagtgtagattaaatCTAAGAAAGTCGATCGTCATTTGGAAgacgcatcattgaaaacagctTGATAGCATGGAAGCCtccatgctatcgatagtataccagccggactcttcaaattttaaatttttaaattttaaattttaaattttaaatcttcccACACCATCATTTtaattgtaacaatttagtACTTACTCCTTTACATTTTATTAAGGTGAGTAGCTAGCAtgtcctttctttttttataggGTTTAGGTAGCTTCATCatggaacaaaaaatatattcatattatgAAAAGGGAAAGAAACTTAGTTAATCTTTAATAGTGATTTAGGCTTTATTTATAGTtgcagataaaattatattacttGATATGAGAaaaaacgataaaaaaaaaaattatgtttgctTTAATAAGTAATATTATATTGCACCTGTCATAACAAGTCGAGtgaaatatcatttttataattcaatcaaaatacagaaacatatatatttgtatatgttTTCGTCCTATTTCCTCAGAACAAGTTCTTAATTGTTACAATTGATACTCTCTTTGGTGAAATTGAATCGCATATAAAAATTGGAggactatatttatatttaaacccttaggtaccgtttggtttggatataagtaagaactagctattacaggaataggtataagtatggggataagaaaaatagtgtttggatgaaaattgggttgtttccgggaataagaacaattttaggtagttttatataaaaaatgaaggtgttggtggggataaccgagaactactattttcggataaaaaattagcgtttgaatataaagggggataagggcttattcctattcctatctcctaaccaaacgctgccttaatatttttttttataaacggAAGCGAAAAAGGTCCGAACTCTCAAATAGATTAAgcagttttcatttttttttctacagtaGAGGCAGAAACACTAAATTGGATATTCTACTTTTAAGACTTTTGAAACATTAATTGTGCTTTTTTATAGcaacaaaaattcaatatttcttctattttttgcttttttttttttttttacattcaaaatttcaaataaacacACTCTACTAGAGACGGCTCCTGAAAGTGTCAGGGCATGTATATACACAGGGGATCTTCGTCGTACCTCGTAAACAAGTTGCGGACGTTCCTCGAGCTGTTCACGGCGGTGTGGTTCGTCATGGGCAACGTGTGGGTGTTCGACGCGCGCTACACCGCCTCcgcctcgtcctcgtcctcgtcctcgttgCACCTCGGCGGTGCCCCGATGCTCCACGGCCTCTGCGTCGCCCTCCTCGCCTACAACGCCGTCCTCTACTCCTTCCCCTTGCTGCTGTTTCTGCTGCTGTGCTGCGTCGTGCCGTTCGTTAGTAGTGCTGTCGGATTCAACATGAGCTCCGCGGCGGCGTCCGCGGCCCGCGGCGCCTCCGACGAGCAGCTGGAGCAGCTACCAAAGTGGCGGTTCAAAGCAGCTAATCCTGGGGGTGATCCTGGGCCCTTGGAGAATCCTGTAAGTTGAATAGAGGATTTTGTTATACTTGAACACTATGTAGAAAATGTGTAAAATTGCGCAAATACCTTTCCATTACcacatttgttttttttggatTGGGCCACTTCCACTTTTTTATCCATTAATTCGGGCCGTGTAGTGCGCGGAGGTGGCCCGATATGGTATGGTTCTGGATTTGAATCCAAGGCCCGGTCCGTTGAGGGCCAGCCTTTTCTtaaaaaccatttttttttagggtaaacttcaaataccgttCCTGTAgtttcgcgctttctcacttAATTTGAAGTATATCACTTTAGTACGCTGTGATTTCATTTCTCTTTCTGTCAGCACCTCCGTTAACTCTccgttaaaatatttaaaatttgaatagttgAAGTACGCTAGCCacattttctattcaaaattcaGTGTTATCCATCAATACCACTTACTTAAGGCATCTATATCCAAGCAGGGTCGTGAATGCAAATGCCAACTCTGCAAAAGTATTTGAGTAACTTCGcacatttacaaaaaaaaaaaaaaaaaatgtaaatatcTTATTATTCTGATGATGTGTAATGTAAAATGATAGGAGTGCTGCATATGTCTGGCCAAGTACAGGGAGAGGGACGAGGTGAGGCAGCTGCCTTGCTCTCATCTCTTCCACCTCCGATGCGTCGACCGCTGGCTCCGAATCATCTCTTGCTGTCCGCTCTGCAAACAGCAGCTTGAAAGGCAGTAGTCAGACTAATACTGAGCACTGAAAATCTATTTGAAAGGAACAactattaatttgttttagGGTTCTTCCCA
This window encodes:
- the LOC109706348 gene encoding E3 ubiquitin-protein ligase At1g63170-like isoform X1 translates to MSAADGIGDMRGGGGLLMRAAARAARARWFGFLRRAYVYQNGPRSDVLAASNPFNSPFWLAAELAAAVAQVGVIAAVLAAARNERPLWPVRLWVGAYALANLLSLPLIYWRRHHSASASASASASAAPAPVDIEHQGSNEEAVFRGSSSYLVNKLRTFLELFTAVWFVMGNVWVFDARYTASASSSSSSSLHLGGAPMLHGLCVALLAYNAVLYSFPLLLFLLLCCVVPFVSSAVGFNMSSAAASAARGASDEQLEQLPKWRFKAANPGGDPGPLENPECCICLAKYRERDEVRQLPCSHLFHLRCVDRWLRIISCCPLCKQQLERQ
- the LOC109706348 gene encoding E3 ubiquitin-protein ligase At4g11680-like isoform X2, whose protein sequence is MSAADGIGDMRGGGGLLMRAAARAARARWFGFLRRAYVYQNGPRSDVLAASNPFNSPFWLAAELAAAVAQVGVIAAVLAAARNERPLWPVRLWVGAYALANLLSLPLIYWRRHHSASASASASASAAPAPVDIEHQGSNEEAVFRGSSSYLVNKLRTFLELFTAVWFVMGNVWVFDARYTASASSSSSSSLHLGGAPMLHGLCVALLAYNAVLYSFPLLLFLLLCCVVPFVSSAVGFNMSSAAASAARGASDEQLEQLPKWRFKAANPGGDPGPLENPEKAWELWWKL